In Phycisphaerae bacterium RAS2, the DNA window GGCGTTCACGGGCGCGGCCCCGCCGGAGGAGGCCGAGCGGCTGTTCGAGCAATTCTGCGCGGCGCTGCGCGAGTTGGGCGTGCATGCCGAGCAGGGGCGATTCGGCGCGTCGATGCGCGTGGCGTCGGTCAACGCCGGGCCGATCAACATGTTGCTGGATACGCGACCGGGCGGTGCGTAAGGGTATCGCGCCGCGACCCCAATCCGAGCCGCGACCGTGAGGGAGCGGGTTCCTGGGTTCGTCGAGCCCGCCCGCCACGGCGGATCTGCGACTCGCTGACGCGCGCGGCTCGGTTCGAATGCGATCATTGCCTGCTTCCGACGCCCGCATCGCGTCCGTTGCCCTGCCGCGGATTCGACAGTATCCTAATGTCTGTATCTCGGGTCGCCGCGGTCTGCGGTGTGGCCGTTCGGCTCGCCGGCGGCGGCGATGGGGTCACTTCTCGGGAGGCATCGCATGAAAGGTGTCGTCATTCTGGCCCTCGTTCTGGGGGCGTTGGGCGCGGGCGTGTGGTTCACGGTGCTCAAGTCGTCGATGAGCGATCAGGGCGAGCTGTTTGTCGTCGTGCTGGGTCCGCCGGACGAGAACAACCTGATGGAGTTCGATGTGTGCGTCGAGCTTGGCACCGCCACGCGGGCCAAGCCGCCGGTGAATGAGCGTTTCGAGCCGCAGTGGGACGAGTGGATCGACCAGCGCTTCGCGATGCGCGACAGCGCCGGCAAGAAGCTGCCGTTCACGCGAATCGCGCACACGATGCTGATCGACGAGAGGAAGTTCAAACACCTGCCGGAGTTCTACGTGCAGTACCGCCTCGAGCCGGGGAAGGAATACACGCTTGACTTCATCCCCAAGAACAATCCCGTCCGCTATCGATACAAGTTCACGACGTCGAGCGCGTTCGGCCCGGCGCGGGAGAACTTCGTGCCGATCGAGGGGGAGAAGTAGGCTGAAGCAAGACGGAAGAAACGATTGGCGAATCGTGGAGCGTCGCGGTGTGTCCTGCATCGACTCCTAAAGCGGCCGGCAAGCTTGCCGGCCGCTTTATTGCGCGGGGGGCTTGAACTCTATTCGTTGCAATGCTGCCCGCATCGCATCCGGAATGGCAGTGCCGCATTCGGGGCAGATGCCCGTTGTGTTGCCGACCAGGTTGTATCCACAGAATGAGCACGCTTCGTTCGTTGTGTTGAGCGCAGGTTTCAGGCGACGTGCAATGCGACGAGTTAACCACGCCGAGCCTCCTGCTAATGGTATGGAGAAATGCAACCAAACCCACCTGTTCCAGGGAATCAACGAATGAAATTGAATCATCGAGGGGCCCATAAGGAAAGGCGCGACCTCCACAGCAAGCGCAATGACCAGAGCATTGCGCACCGAGCCTCGTTGATGCCGCCACCCAAGCCACGCGCCGACAGCCGTCATTAAGACCCATCTTGGGACCAGGGTCCAAAGCATCGTCGCGAATACTGGTCGGACCAGCCCCACCCAGCAGAACCATCCATGGATGGTTGTGACCTCAAAGCAATGTCCCCACCACAATCTAAGAATCATATCAATAGGCACCAATGCCAGTGTCGCAATAAGAAGTCGACGCAAGGGCCACGATTGGGAAACGGGCTTGTTGACGCTCGGAGCATCCTTGGCCATGTGCGATGTCAGTCTAATCGGAATGACGCTTAAGGCCTAACTGGGTGTTGCGAAGGGACTGCGTGCCCGGCGCGTGCAGCAATTTCTGCTGCAGTGCGTGAAATCGCGTCGGGTCAGCCTCACACCGCCACTCGCTAACGTATATGAATCCACAACACACGCCAATTTGAAAGATGCCTTCATCCGGATAAGTGGCATGGCAATAGTGGAGTATTGTGGTAAGGCCCCAGACAACGATACACATTCCAAGCAGCCAAACCGGAATGCTCGATCTCTTTCGTGCCCCCGACTTTTGCATTGCCACGCGTGATCGGCTCCGATGGAGAGGCGCGAAATCGCACTGTTATGACGTGCATGCGACCCTGGGCGCGGGAGGCGTCTGGCGACATCGCTGCGTGACTCGTCGGGCGATCCATGCGGATAGGGTCGCCAGCGGCACGCCGTGGAAATTAAACGCAAACAGGAGCATCGAAAATCGATGCGACGGATCTCTCGGAATCGACATCGCAAACACAAATTTTGTCAGCCACACAGCCAGCGCGATCAGGAATGCCACGAGAATTCCGTCGTGCTTCCGTTTCGCCCCCAGCACCGCGCCGAGCGAACTCATCAAGACGAACGTTGGAACATACGACCACACGATCGGAGCGTAGAGTGCGAATCGGCCCAGGTCGATGGTTTGAGCCATCGCTCTAACTCTTGCAGAACTCCAACTGCCGGCCCAGAAGCTGCTAAGGATGACGTCCAGCACGACAGCAACAAGGAACACGGCGCAGAATTGACTCCACGGCCGAAGACCGAGGAACGATCGTTCCTGTTGTGCGGGGCGAGTCGTCATTCGTATGAATAGTCTAGGCGAGGCAAACGGCGGATTTCAAGCAGCGAAAGCGGCGGCGTGAACGCCTCTGTTCGCGTCAATCGACGCCTCCGGCAGCATCGTTTACCCTTATCGAATGGATCGGCGGCGGCGAAATCGTATCTGCACCTGGCTCATCGTCCTGGGCATCAGCAACTTCATCGTCTACGCCATCATCTACGCCATCATCGGCGGCGACGCCCCCAACGGCTACATCAAGAAAATCGACGGGCAATCCGTCTATTACGTTCGCGGCCATTTTGTCCACCGGGCCATCGGCTACGAACAGGACGTGCCGCGCTGGGTCTGGCTCTACAGCTACGTCCACTCGATCAGCATCTGGCCTTCCATCGCCGCGACGCTGCTGGCGATGCTGGTCATGGCGCGGCCGCACATCATGGCGACGTATCAGCGCGGCATCATCACCGGGACGACGCTGGTGACGGTGCTGGCGACGGTGATCGTGATGGTGACGTCGCTCATCATGGTGTTCTTCATCAAGGATTTCATCCAGCATCTGATGCAGGCGTGAGGGGGACATGAACGAAACGACTGCCGCCGCTGTTGCATCGCATTGCGCTGCTGAATCTGCGCCGGGCGTGTCGGCCGCCGAAGCGCGTCACGCCGCCGCGCACCCGGATCGCGCGGCGCTGTTTGCCCGCGCGCTGGAGCGGTACGAATCGCGCCCGCAGCAAATGGCGATGGCGCAGGCCGTGGGCGAGGCGCTGGCGGGGCCGCACCATTTGATGGTTGAGGCGGGGACGGGCGTCGGGAAGAGCTTCGCGTACCTGCTGCCCGTGATCGAGCACGTGGTGTCGCAGCGCAAGCGCGTGGTGATCTCGACGCATACGATCGCGCTGCAGGAACAGTTGATGGAGAAGGACATCCCCGCGCTGGGCCGCGTGGTGGAGGGGCGGTTCAAGGCCGTGCTGGTGAAGGGGCGGCACAATTACCTCGGCCTGCGCCGTCTGATGCAGACGAGCCGGCGGCAGGGAGCGATGCTCGTCGAGTCGCGCGAGGGGGAGCAGTTGCGGCGGATCGAGGACTGGGCCTACGAGACGCGCGAGGGCAGCCTGTCGGACCTGCCGTTCACGCCGCTGCCGCAATTATGGCAGCACGTGCGCAGCGAAAGCAACAACTGCATGGGGCCTAAGTGCGAGACGTACGACAAGTGTTTTTATCAGCGGGCGCGGCGGAATGCGGCCGACGCCGACGTGCTGGTGGTCAACCACGCGCTGTTCTTTAGCGATCTGGCGCTGCGGTCGCGCGAGAACGTGTCGTTCCTGCCGGACTACGACGCGGTCATCTTCGATGAGGCGCACACGCTGGAGGCCGTGGCGAGCGATTATTTCGGCGTGAGCGTGAGCAGCCGCACGGTGGACGCGGTGCTGAACGGGCTGTTCAACGAGCGGACGGGCCGCGGGCTGCTGGCAATGCTGGAGTGCGATCCGCTGCGGCGCGAGGTGACGGCGGTACGGTCGAAAGCCGACGCGCTGTTCGCGCAGATCGGCCGCATGGCGACCGGCAATGGAGCGTCGCGCCTGCGAAGGCCGCCGACGGTGGAGAATTTGCTCTCGCCGGCGCTGCACGCGCTGGCGGTGAAGCTGCGCGAGGTGAAGGGGCAGTGTCCGCGCGAGGATGAGCAGTTCGAATTGAGCAGCGCGGCCGATCGCTGCGTCGAATCGGCCGAGGCGCTGGAGGCGCTGCTGAAGCAGCAACTGGCCGATTGTGTGTACTGGCTCGAGGCGTCGAACGGGCGCGACGGCGGCGTGTCGCTGCGGGCGGCGCCGACGACGGTGGGGCCGATCCTGCGCGAGGCGCTGTTTGAGCGCGTGAAGAGCATCGTGTTGACCAGCGCGACGCTTTCGACCGGCGGCGAGGAGGGGTTTGAGTACCTGCGCGGGCGGCTTGGCGCGGTGGAGGCGCGATCGCTGCGGCTGGATTCGCCGTTCAACTATCGCGAACAGGTGACGCTGCACGTGGAGGCGGGGTTGCCCGAGCCGAACGACAAGGCGTTCCTGTCGGCGGCGTGCGAGAAAATCAAGACGTATTTAGAGATGACAGGCGGGCGCGCGTTTGTGTTGTTCACGAGTTACGCGGCGCTGAACCAGGCCGAGGCCCTGTTGAAGGATTTTTGTGCGGCGAATTCGATGCGACTGCTCGTGCAGGGACGGGAGATGGCGCGGTCGGCAATGCTGGCGGCGTTCAAGGCTGACGGCCGCGCGGTGCTGCTGGGCACCGAGTCGTTCTGGCAGGGGGTGGACGTGCCGGGCGACGCGCTGGGGAACGTGATCATCACGAAGCTGCCGTTCAGCCCGCCGGATCAACCGCTGACGGCCGCGCGCGTGGAGGCGATCGACGCGGCCGGCGGAAACGCGTTCATGGAGTATCAGGTGCCCGAAGCGGTGCTCAAGCTCAAGCAGGGTTTCGGGCGGCTGATCCGCACGGCGAGCGATCGGGGCATCGTGGTGATTCTCGACAAGCGCGTGCGGACGAAGGCCTATGGGCGGATGTTTCTGTCGGCGCTGCCGGCGTGCAAGGTGGAAGTGCATCAATAGCGAATAGCGAATGGCAAATAGCCAATAGCGAAAAGGGAATTGCGAATAGCGAAGAGAATGGTGCCGCATTGATCCCAGCCCCGAGCGCAAGCGAGTGGGCACCAGGTGTCATCGATTTAGAATGATCGCTCTGAATGATCTGTGGGTATCCGAGATGGGCGCTTCCGGTGCCCGCTCGTCCGCCGCGGCGAATCCGTGACTCGCGCTCGGGGCTAGGTTGGGGATGACAGCGGTTCAGTATGAAGAATAGAATCGCAGCAAGCTCCGCATTTCCGAACGAACCATTCGACGCTTTCAAAGCGAACCATTCAACGGCGCCGGTCACTCTACATTTTCAATTCTCTGTTCTCCATTCCTTCGCCATTCGCTATTCGCTATTCATTCCCACTTCCCGCCAGGGCTTCCAGCGCGCGGATCAGCGATTGCGTCCCGTTGCGTCCACCGCCCATCTCGATCAGCTTGCCATAAAGCGTCTTCGCCAGCGCGAGGCCGGGCAGGATCAGCCCCATGCGGTCGGCCTCGTCGAGCGCGATCTGCATGTCTTTCACAAAATGCTCGACATAAAACCCCGGCGCGAAGTCGCCCTTGAGAATCCGCGGGCCGTAGTTGGCGAGGCTCCACGAGCCGGCCGCGCCGCCGCCGACGCTGGCCATGACCTTGTCCATGTCGAGGCCGCACCGGCGGGCATAAAGCAACCCTTCGCAGACGGCGACCATTCCGGCTGCGATGAGAATCTGATTGACCATCTTGGTGTGCTGGCCGCTGCCAGCGTCGCCGTGATGGACGATTGTCTTGCCAAGCGTTTCAAAGAGCGGGCGCATGCGTTCGAAGGCATCCGCATCGCCGCCGACCATGATGGACAGCGTTGCGTTTCGCGCGCCGATGTCGCCGCCGCTGACGGGCGCATCCAGCGCGAAGCAGCCCCGCGCGCGGGCCGTCTCGGCCAGTTCCGCCGCCAGCGCCGGGCTGCTGGTGGTGCAATCAATCAGAACGCCGCCCGCCGGCAGCGCGGCGATCACGCCGTCCGGTCCCAGCGCCACGGCGCGCACGTCATCGGGGAATCCCAGCATCATAAAGACAACCGTCGCGTCGTGCGCCGTGTCGGCCGCGCGATCGTGCCAGACCGCGCCGCGCCCGATCAAGTCCGCCGCTTTCTCCTTGGTGCGGCTGTGGATGTGCACATCGTGCCCCGCGGCGAGCAGATGCCCCGCCATCGACCGCCCCATGACGCCTGTGCCGATCCAGCCGATTCGCATTGTGAGCTCCCGTCCTGATGCTGATCGAAATCATGCGAGCGACGCCCAGGGAATGCAATGCTGCGGTGGACCACCGACCCCGTGCGAGCGAAGCCGACGGATTGCAATCCATCGGCTTACGGCTCCAGCGGCGTCATTGGATCTCCGGCGATTCATCTGACACCTTGCGTTGGATCGCGAACGCGAAATCCGCTATCATCCACGCGGCGATGCACCCATTACGAAAGGATTGATTGATGACTCTCCGGTTGTTCCGCGCCCTGGCAGTTTTCACCGCGATTCTCGTCACCCATGCAGCCTTCGCCGACGAAGGCATGTGGCTGATCAACAAGCTTCCATCGAAGGAACTGAAGCAGCAATACAACTTCGAACCGACGGCGACCTGGACCGAGCACGTGCAGAAGTCGTGCGTTCGCATCGGCGCCGGCGGCAGCGGCTCGTTTATCTCGCCCGATGGGCTGGTGATGACCAATCATCACGTCGCGTCGGATGCGATTCAGGACCTTTCCTCCGAGCAGCACGACTACATGGCCGACGGGTTTTACGCGGCGACGCACGAGGCCGAGCTGAAATGCCCGCACATGGAACTGACCGTGCTGCAGGAGATTCAGGAAATCACCGACCGCGTCAACGCCGCCGTCAAGTCGGGAATGAGCGCGGCCGATGCCTTCGCCGCGCGGAAGAAGGCCATGTCGGAGATCGAGAAGGAGGCCCGCGAGCGATCGGGCCTGCAACCCGAAGTGGTCACGCTCTTCAACGGTGCGCGGTATGACTTGTACCTGTACAAGCGCTACACCGACGTGCGCCTGGTTTTCGCGCCCGAGGCGGGCATCGCCTTCTTCGGCGGCGACCTGGACAATTTCGAGTACCCGCGCTTCAACCTCGATGTCACGTTCCTGCGGGCCTACGAGAATGACAAGCCGGCGAAGGTCGAGCACTACCTCAAATGGAGCAAGGCTGGCCCGAAGGACGGCGAACTGATCTTCGTCGCAGGCCACCCCGGTCGCACACAGCGCCTGTTCACGGTCGATCATCTGCGCTTTCTGCGCGACGTGCAGTTGCCGCTGACGCTGTCGTGTTACAACCAGCGCGAGATCGCGCTGAATCAGTTCATGGGGCGCAGCGAGGAGTATGGCCGCATCGGCAAGGAAGACCTGCTGGGGATTCAAAACTCGCGCAAGGCGTTCGGCGGCATCATCAACGGACTGCTGAATCCGCGGCTGATGAATCGCAAGATGGAGGCCGAGGCGGCGTTGCGTGAGTTCGTGCAGGCTGATCCGAAGCGGCGCGAGAAATACGCCGCGGGATGGGACAAATTGAGCAAGGCGCTGGCCGAGGTTCAGTCGTTCTACACCGAGTACTTCATGCTCGAGAGCCGACGGGCGAGTCTCGGGCGGTATCACGATCTGGCGCGCAAGTTGATCCGCGCGGCGGACGAGAAGCGCAAGCCGGACGGTGAGCGGCTGACCGAATATCGCGATGCGAACCTGCCGACGCTGGAGCTGGATCTGTTCTCCGAGGCGCCGATCTACGACGCGTTGGAGCAGTTGCGGTTGGAGGACGGTCTGATCCGGCTCGGTCGGCACCTCGGCGGGGAGCACGAGGCCGTCGTGGCGGCGATGGGCGGCATGGACGCGGGCAGCCGGGCGGCGTCGCTGATCGGCGGGACGAAAATGAAAAATGTCTCGTTTCGACGGAAGCTGTACGAAGGCGGCACGGCGGCGATTGCCGAGTGCAACGATCCGATGATTCAGTTCGCGCAGGCGCTGAACCCGGCGGCCCGGGCGCTGCGTGACAAGTACGAGAAGGTGTTCGAGAGCGTCGAGAAAGAAGCCTATGCAATGATCGCCAACGCGAAGTTCGAGAAAGACGGCGATCGCGTCTATCCCGACGCGACCTTCACGCTGCGGCTGGCGGTCGGCACAGTGGCGGGCTACCGCGACGGCAGCGAGACGATCCCGGCGATGACGGACATGGCCGGGCTGTACGCACGGGCGGCGCAGCACAAGGAGCGCGAGCCGTACAACCTGCCGAAGCGCTGGGCCGACGGCCGCAACAAGCTGGACCTCAAGACGCCGTTCAATTTTATCTCCACGAACGACATCATCGGCGGGAATTCGGGCAGCCCGATGTTCAACCGCGATGGCGAGGTGACCGGCCTCGTGTTCGACGGGAACATCCACGGGCTGATCTGGGATTTCCAGTTTGACATGGAGAAGGCGCGGGCGGTAGGCGTGCATTCGCAGGCGATCATCGAGGCGCTCCGCAAGCTCTACGGCGCGGGCAAGCTGGCGGATGAAATCACAAAGGGGTGATTCCGCAGGAACCTTTTGGAGCAAGTCCAAAGCCCCAGGCAAATGCCTGGGGCTTTTTCATGCGCGATCGCGATATGAATCCGGACTACTTCACGAACTGCGCTGCGAAGTACTTCGCCGTGAGCGGCTCGCCCGTCGCCTGACGCGTCAGGTCGTTCCACGAATACAAATTGCCCGGGCCGAAGATGTTTTTCTTCAGATAATCGCCCGCTTCCTTTCGCCCGGCGAAACAGGTCTTGGCCGGGTTGTCCAGCCCCAGCGCCTTCGTGGCGATGTGGTGATGCACCTGGCACCCGAACAGATCACCCATCATGTAACTGTGGTAATAGACCGGCGCGGTGACGATGTGAATCTTCGCGGCGTAATCCGGGCGACCGATTTTCTCCGGCGGGCGCAGCATCTGGTACTTCGCCTTGAGCGACCACCACAGCTTGCCCAGGTCCTGATCGGGATCGTTGTACATGCCGTGTTCGAAGCGCATCATCACCTGCGCCCAGCGCGCGAAGATGAGCTTCTCCCGCCGCAGGCTGCGCTTGGCCGTCTCGGCGGCAGCCGCGGCTTCTTCGGGTGACATCTTCAGCACGCTGCGGAAGAAGTCTTCGTTCTTCACCATGGCGCCCATCATCATCGCGTAGCCTTCGGTGGTGATGCTGTGCGACGCCTCGTGCAGCAGGAACGGCACGTCTTTCGCCACATACTTGTCATAAACGGCATGACCCAATTCATGCACGAGCGTATCGGCCCAGTAGAGATTGGGTTTGAGATTGCAAAGCACACGCACGTTCTGATCGCGGTCGAGGCTCGTGCTGAAGGCGTGCGGGCTCTTGCCCGGCTTCTCGTACAAATCGCTGCGCTGGAGAATGTCGTCGGCCTCCAGCCCCATGCCCGCGTAGTAGCGGCGCGTCATGTCCAGCAGATCAACCTTCGCGTAGAGGTCGTCGAGGTTGACGCCGCCGGGCATCTCGGGCACCGCCTGAAAGAACAGATCGCCGAAATGCCACGGCCGCAGTTCCTCCTGCGCGACCTTGAATCGCTTCGCCATGGCTTGATCGATGGCCATCTTCTCGATGGCAAAGGGCCGGCGCGTCAATTCGTCCAGCTCGTCGAACAACTTGAGCAACTGCGCCTCGTCGATCTCCTGAAGCGCTAGGCGCATCGCGTAGAAGTTGCGGAAACCCAGCTTGCGGGCCAGTTCGTTCCGCATTTTCACGAGTTCCTTCAGGGGGCCTGCGATCTTGTCACCGACGGCCATGTACCCTTTCCACGCCTCCTCGGCTTCGCTGCTCGTCTTCGAGTCCGACAGGATCTGACGCACGTCGTTCTCGGTGACATCTTTGCCCGCGACCCGGCTGCGGTGCGTGTTGAACAGTTTCTCGACCTGCGTCTCGATCGCGACGATCTTCTTCTGCAATTCCGGGTCGGCTTGCCCCGGCAGGTGCGCGCGATACATCACGTCCAGCTGCCGCTGCAACACCGGATCGCCCATCGCGGGGCCTTCCTTCAATGCCTTGAGCTGCGCGAACACGGCCTTGTCGGCGTGCAGCTCCACCAGCGCGGTTTCGGCCGATTCCTTCCGCTTGAACGCCGCGTCGGACCCGCCCGTGTTCGCCTCCCACCAGGCCGTCGCCGACTCGATGTAGAGCGGCTTGTACTTTTTGACATACGCCTCCAGCAGCGGGCGAAACTCGTCGTCGGGCGACTGCTTCGGCTGCGCCGCAGCGGTGGACGCGCCGATTGCCGCGGCGGCAAGCATGATCAATGTCAAAATGTGAATCGAAAACATGCGGGACATGGGTTCCTCCTGGGGCCGTCGCGGCCCGGCGGGCGGATTATACCGGCGGTCGATGCGCCGGCAGCATGGCCAGCGGGCTTCGGGTGCTGCTAATCGCGCTCCAGCATCGCAAAAAATCCGCCATCCCAGTCCGGCCCGGGCAGCGTCAGATGCGACTGGGCCGCATGCCAGTCGGGGAAGGTCGCGCTGAACCACGCGATCTGGTCTTCGTTTTCTTCGCGCTCGATGGAGCAGGTGGAGTAGAGAATTCGCGTGGTCGGCCCGGCCAGCGCCGCCGCCTTCGTCAGCACGTCGCGCTGTATCGCGATGAGTTCGAGCAGATGCTTGTGGCTCGCCCGATGTCGCGCCTCGGGCCGACGCCCCAGCACACCCGTGTTGCTGCACGGCGCATCGACCAGAATCACATCGACGGGGCGAACCGGCTCGCGCAGGGTTGCTTCGAGCGACGGCATCGTCGTCGTCCGTACACTGGTCAGCCCCAGCCGCGCGGCGCTGGCGGTCACGGCTTCCAGCTTGCGATCATCGACATCCGTCGCGATGACATCGCCCTGGTTGTTCATGCACTCGGCTGCCTGCGTCGCCTTGGTCCCCAGCCCTGCGCACAAGTCCAGCACCACCTGCCCCGGTTGGAGGCCTGCCGATTCCAGGACCATCTGCGCCGTGGCGTCCTGCGGTTGGCATAATCCCTCGGCAATCTCCGGGACATCGACGGCATGGATCGGGCGGTGCGCAGCCATCGAACTCGCCTCTTCGGGATCATGCGGCGGCGGTTCGCCCGTTCGCCCGCGCACGATCACCGCTCGCGCCTCGGTGATGCACTCCGCCGTCAATCCGCGTTTGTGCAGGCGCTCGATCAGCGATTCCGGCGACACACGT includes these proteins:
- a CDS encoding Peptidase family M3, producing the protein MSRMFSIHILTLIMLAAAAIGASTAAAQPKQSPDDEFRPLLEAYVKKYKPLYIESATAWWEANTGGSDAAFKRKESAETALVELHADKAVFAQLKALKEGPAMGDPVLQRQLDVMYRAHLPGQADPELQKKIVAIETQVEKLFNTHRSRVAGKDVTENDVRQILSDSKTSSEAEEAWKGYMAVGDKIAGPLKELVKMRNELARKLGFRNFYAMRLALQEIDEAQLLKLFDELDELTRRPFAIEKMAIDQAMAKRFKVAQEELRPWHFGDLFFQAVPEMPGGVNLDDLYAKVDLLDMTRRYYAGMGLEADDILQRSDLYEKPGKSPHAFSTSLDRDQNVRVLCNLKPNLYWADTLVHELGHAVYDKYVAKDVPFLLHEASHSITTEGYAMMMGAMVKNEDFFRSVLKMSPEEAAAAAETAKRSLRREKLIFARWAQVMMRFEHGMYNDPDQDLGKLWWSLKAKYQMLRPPEKIGRPDYAAKIHIVTAPVYYHSYMMGDLFGCQVHHHIATKALGLDNPAKTCFAGRKEAGDYLKKNIFGPGNLYSWNDLTRQATGEPLTAKYFAAQFVK
- a CDS encoding hypothetical protein (Probable ATP-dependent helicase DinG homolog), with amino-acid sequence MNETTAAAVASHCAAESAPGVSAAEARHAAAHPDRAALFARALERYESRPQQMAMAQAVGEALAGPHHLMVEAGTGVGKSFAYLLPVIEHVVSQRKRVVISTHTIALQEQLMEKDIPALGRVVEGRFKAVLVKGRHNYLGLRRLMQTSRRQGAMLVESREGEQLRRIEDWAYETREGSLSDLPFTPLPQLWQHVRSESNNCMGPKCETYDKCFYQRARRNAADADVLVVNHALFFSDLALRSRENVSFLPDYDAVIFDEAHTLEAVASDYFGVSVSSRTVDAVLNGLFNERTGRGLLAMLECDPLRREVTAVRSKADALFAQIGRMATGNGASRLRRPPTVENLLSPALHALAVKLREVKGQCPREDEQFELSSAADRCVESAEALEALLKQQLADCVYWLEASNGRDGGVSLRAAPTTVGPILREALFERVKSIVLTSATLSTGGEEGFEYLRGRLGAVEARSLRLDSPFNYREQVTLHVEAGLPEPNDKAFLSAACEKIKTYLEMTGGRAFVLFTSYAALNQAEALLKDFCAANSMRLLVQGREMARSAMLAAFKADGRAVLLGTESFWQGVDVPGDALGNVIITKLPFSPPDQPLTAARVEAIDAAGGNAFMEYQVPEAVLKLKQGFGRLIRTASDRGIVVILDKRVRTKAYGRMFLSALPACKVEVHQ
- a CDS encoding Peptidase S46 codes for the protein MTLRLFRALAVFTAILVTHAAFADEGMWLINKLPSKELKQQYNFEPTATWTEHVQKSCVRIGAGGSGSFISPDGLVMTNHHVASDAIQDLSSEQHDYMADGFYAATHEAELKCPHMELTVLQEIQEITDRVNAAVKSGMSAADAFAARKKAMSEIEKEARERSGLQPEVVTLFNGARYDLYLYKRYTDVRLVFAPEAGIAFFGGDLDNFEYPRFNLDVTFLRAYENDKPAKVEHYLKWSKAGPKDGELIFVAGHPGRTQRLFTVDHLRFLRDVQLPLTLSCYNQREIALNQFMGRSEEYGRIGKEDLLGIQNSRKAFGGIINGLLNPRLMNRKMEAEAALREFVQADPKRREKYAAGWDKLSKALAEVQSFYTEYFMLESRRASLGRYHDLARKLIRAADEKRKPDGERLTEYRDANLPTLELDLFSEAPIYDALEQLRLEDGLIRLGRHLGGEHEAVVAAMGGMDAGSRAASLIGGTKMKNVSFRRKLYEGGTAAIAECNDPMIQFAQALNPAARALRDKYEKVFESVEKEAYAMIANAKFEKDGDRVYPDATFTLRLAVGTVAGYRDGSETIPAMTDMAGLYARAAQHKEREPYNLPKRWADGRNKLDLKTPFNFISTNDIIGGNSGSPMFNRDGEVTGLVFDGNIHGLIWDFQFDMEKARAVGVHSQAIIEALRKLYGAGKLADEITKG
- the rsmB gene encoding Ribosomal RNA small subunit methyltransferase B, encoding MKQARQPASEAREKAARILRELYDGESASRDLLAGLESESAFAQADAALTAELVLGVTRHRITCEHLAAHYFRGRWGGVRPSIRTAFALGVYQLCWLDRVPDHAAVDQTVRLAMRYGKGTADTVNAVLRKISAARGDVIARPDAPDPRRYLPLDEQRGRLFNEDVFPDPVRRPLEWLVAATGHPMYLVERWHRRFKPALARQICEAGQFRRPLVLRANRTRVSPESLIERLHKRGLTAECITEARAVIVRGRTGEPPPHDPEEASSMAAHRPIHAVDVPEIAEGLCQPQDATAQMVLESAGLQPGQVVLDLCAGLGTKATQAAECMNNQGDVIATDVDDRKLEAVTASAARLGLTSVRTTTMPSLEATLREPVRPVDVILVDAPCSNTGVLGRRPEARHRASHKHLLELIAIQRDVLTKAAALAGPTTRILYSTCSIEREENEDQIAWFSATFPDWHAAQSHLTLPGPDWDGGFFAMLERD
- the glxR gene encoding 2-hydroxy-3-oxopropionate reductase encodes the protein MRIGWIGTGVMGRSMAGHLLAAGHDVHIHSRTKEKAADLIGRGAVWHDRAADTAHDATVVFMMLGFPDDVRAVALGPDGVIAALPAGGVLIDCTTSSPALAAELAETARARGCFALDAPVSGGDIGARNATLSIMVGGDADAFERMRPLFETLGKTIVHHGDAGSGQHTKMVNQILIAAGMVAVCEGLLYARRCGLDMDKVMASVGGGAAGSWSLANYGPRILKGDFAPGFYVEHFVKDMQIALDEADRMGLILPGLALAKTLYGKLIEMGGGRNGTQSLIRALEALAGSGNE